A genomic stretch from Coffea arabica cultivar ET-39 chromosome 10c, Coffea Arabica ET-39 HiFi, whole genome shotgun sequence includes:
- the LOC113714694 gene encoding uncharacterized protein, which produces MAVASDDATRNCSHCDRVIPSSNFDLHFAHCSRKLEKCKICGDMVPRVSAEEHFLSTHAPVSCSLCSETMEREVLAIHKGENCPQRIVTCEFCEFPLPAIDLLEHQEVCGNRTELCYLCNRYIRLRERIGHDSRCTGVADNIAESSRATRPVERDRVPQRRQPNEFSRKRLLFTIAITGIAVLLGSLLFQRKTEHSQVH; this is translated from the exons ATGGCTGTTGCTTCAGATGATGCCACTCGCAATTGCAGTCACTG TGATAGAGTGATaccttcttcaaattttgaCTTGCATTTTGCTCACTGCTCTCGGAAGTTGGAAAAATGTAAAATCTGTGGTGATATGGTTCCCAGAGTATCTGCTGAGGAACACTTCTTAAGCACTCATGCTCCG GTGTCTTGTTCTCTTTGCAGTGAGACGATGGAACGGGAAGTTTTGGCTATACATAAGGGTGAAAACTGCCCTCAGAGGATAGTAacatgtgaattttgtgaatttccATTGCCTGCAATAGATTTACTCGAGCATCAG GAAGTATGtggaaaccggacagaattatgTTATTTATGCAACCGATACATAAGACTTCGTGAAAGGATTGGCCATGATAGCAGGTGTACTGGAGTTGCTGATAATATTGCTGAATCTTCCAG GGCAACAAGGCCAGTTGAGAGAGACCGTGTTCCTCAAAGGAGGCAGCCAAACGAGTTCTCCAGAAAGCGCCTGCTGTTTACCATTGCAATTACCGGCATTGCAGTCCTTTTGGGTTCGCTTCTTTTCCAGAGGAAAACGGAACACAGTCAAGTGCACTAG